CGCGCCAGGTCTCCACGTAGCGGTCGGCACTGGGGATCGGCCAGTGGATGAGGTACAGGTCGACAAGGTCGAGACCGAGACGAGCCGCGCTCGCGTCGAAGGCGCGCAGGGTCTCGTCGAAGCCGTGGTCGTCGTTCCACACCTTGGTCGTGACGAAGACCTCGTCGCGGTCGAGACCGGAGGCCCGGAGCCCCTCGCCGACCTCGGTCTCGTTCCCGTACAGGGCCGCGGTGTCGATATGGCGGTAGCCCGCCGAGAGCGCATCGGCGACGAGGCCGGCCGTGATCTCGGCGGGCACCTTGTAGGTACCGATACCCAGCTGCGGGATCGTGGAGCCGTCGGACAGAGACAGGCGGGGAGCGGCGATCATGGCATCCACGCTACCGAGCCGCGCACCGCTGCCCGCCCGTCTTGACGCCGAGACCGCGACCACGGGCGGGCCGGTGGCCGCTGCCGGCGTCAGCGGGTGAGCGCCGCCACGGCGTCGGCGACCGCGAGCGTCTCGCGCTCGCCCGTGCGCCGATCCCACAGCTCCACCTGGCCGTCGGCGGCACCGCGACCGACGATGAGGATGAGCGGGATGCCGACGAGCTCGGCGTCACCGAACTTCACACCGGGCGAGACCTTGGGGCGGTCGTCGTAGAGCACGTCGAGGCCGGCGCCCTCGAGGTCGGCGGCGACCTGCTCCGCGAGCTCGAAAGCCGCGGCATCCCGGCCCGTGGCGACCACGTGGACGTCGAACGGCGCGACCGACGCCGGCCAGATCAGGCCCTTGTCGTCGTTGTTCAGCTCGGCGATGATCGCGAGGATGCGGGTCACGCCGATGCCGTACGAGCCCATCGTGACCGTGACGAGCTTGCCGTTCTCATCGAGAACCTTCAGTCCGAGCGTCTCGGCGAAGAAGCGGCCGAGCTGGAAGACGTGTCCGATCTCCATGCCGCGGGCCAGCTCCACCGGACCCGAGCCGTCGGGCGCCGGGTCACCGGGTCGGACCGTGGCCACCTCGACGAAGCCGTCGCCGACGAAGTCGCGGCCCGCGACGAGCGAGTGCACGTGCTTCTGGTCGATGTTCGCTCCGGTGATCCAGGCGGTGCCGTCGACGACACGCGGGTCGAGGACGTAGCGGATCTTCGTCGCGGATTCCTCACCGAGGATGGCGCCGGTCTCGGACCAGGGACCGATGTAGCCCTTCACGAGCAGGGGGTGCTTCTCGAAGTCGGCCTCGGTCGCGGCCTCGACCTCGGCCGGGGCGAAGGCCACCTCGACGCGCTTGTCGTCGACGTCGCGGTCGCCGGGCAGGCCGACGACGACGAGTTCGCGCGTGCCGTCGAGGTGGGTGAGGGCGAGCACGACGTTCTTCAGCGTGTGTGCGGCGGTCCACGCCGTCGCGCCCTCGGTGGCGGGCCCGGCGATGCCGGGGGCCGGGGCGTCGAGGTGCGCGTTGGCGTGGTCGACGAGGGTCGCGATCGTGGGTGTGTTCGGCGAGTCGAAGATGACCGGTGCGGGCTGCCCCTCGATGGGCAGCGCCTCCGGGGCCACCGTGGTGAACGCCTCGACGTTGGCGGCGTACCCGCCGTCCGAGCGCACGAAAGTGTCCTCACCGACGGGGGTGGGGTGCAGGAACTCCTCTGAGCGCGCGCCGCCCATCAGCCCGTTGTCGGCGTTGACGATGACGTATTCAAGGCCCAGGCGGGTGAAGATGCGCTCGTACGCGTCGCGCTGCGCCTGGTACGAGGCGTCGAGTCCGGCATCCGTCGCGTCGAAGGAGTAGGCGTCCTTCATCGTGAACTCGCGGCCGCGCAGGAGGCCCGCGCGCGGGCGCGCCTCGTCGCGGTACTTGTCCTGGATCTGGTAGATCGTCAGCGGCAGATCCTTGTACGACGAGTACAGGTCCTTCACCAGGAGCGTGAACATCTCCTCGTGCGTGGGGGCGAGCAGATAGTCGGCGCCCTTGCGGTCCTGCAGGCGGAAGATGCCGTCGCCGTAGGACTCCCACCGGCCCGACGCCTCGTAGGGCTCGCGCGGCAGCAGCGCCGGGAAGTGCACCTCGAACGCGCCGGCGTTCGCCATCTCCTCGCGCACGACCGCCTCGATCTTGGCCTTGACCTTCAGCCCCAGCGGCAGCCACGCGAAGATGCCCGGAGCGTTGCGACGGATGTAGCCGGCGCGCACGAGCAGGCGGTGGCTCGTGACCTCGGCATCCGAGGGGTCTTCGCGAAGCGTGCGGAGGAAGAAGTTGGAGAGACGGGTGACCACGATCATCGAGTCTAAGCCGGGCGGGGCTCGCCTCAGGCGCGGCGGGCGGTCACCCCTGAACCGCCTGCGTCGCAGCCGCTCGCGCGGGGAGCCGCCCCGCCGACACCGACGGCGAGGACCCGAGAGGATCAGCGGAACAGCCCGCTGTACGCGTTCAACGCGAGCTGCCCGCCGAGGTGGGCGTACAGGACGTTGCTCGTGGCGGGGATCTCGCGCGAGGAGACGAGGTCGATGAGGCCGGCGAGCGACTTGCCCTCGTAGACGGGGTCGGTGATCATCGCCTCGAGCGAGCCGCCGAGGCGGATGGCCTCGAGGGTGGATTCGACGGGGATGCCGTACAGGTCGCCCGCCCATCCTTCGAGCACGGTGATCTCGTCGTCGCGCAGGTCGCGACCGAGGCCGATCAGCTCCGCCGTGTGCCGCGCGATCCGCTCGACCTGGTCGCGCGTCTTCTCGATGGTCGCGGAGGCGTCGATGCCGATGACGCGGCGCGGGCGCTCCTGCCCGGCGAAGCCGGCGATCATTCCCGCGTGGGTCGACCCGGTGACCGTGCACACCACGATGGTGTCGAAGAAGACGCCGAGCTCCTTCTCCTGCTGCTCGACCTCGTAGGCCCAGTTCGCGAAGCCGAGGCCGCCGAGCCGGTGCTCGGACGCACCCGCCGGGATGGCGTACGGCTTGCCGCCCTCGGCGATCACCTCGTCGATGGCCGCCTGCCAGCTGGAGCGGATGCCGATGTCGAAGCCGGCCGAGTCCAGCGTCACCTTCGCGCCCATGATGCGAGAGAGCTGGATGTTGCCGACACGGTCGGTGAGCGGGTCGGGCCATTCGACCCAGTTCTCCTGGACGAGGCGGGCCTTCAGGCCGAGCTTCGCCGCGACGGCCGCCACCTGGCGCGTGTGGTTGGACTGGTATCCGCCGATGGAGACGAGCGTGTCGGCACCCTGAGCCAGAGCGTCGGGGACGAGGTACTCGAGCTTGCGCACCTTGTTGCCGCCGAACGCCAGACCGCTGGAGACGTCTTCGCGCTTGGCCCACACCTGCGCCCCGCCCAGGTGCTGCGTCAAGCGCGGGAGCGGGTGGATGGGGCTCGGTCCGAAGGTGAGGGGGTAGCGCTCGAAGTCGGTGATGGCCATGTCGTCCTCGGGAGTCTCGGTGGGCACCGCGGATCGCGGCAGTCCGACTGTAGCGCGATATTTTGTATATCGCATATCGCGGACCACGCTCGCGTTTAGACTGACGGGCATGCCGATCCCCGCCGCGCCTCGATCGTCGTCTCGCGAACTGCTGCGCGACAACGTCTACACGTCTCTGCGCGACGCGATCGTCGACGGCACCCTCGCGCCCGGCGAGCGCCTGCGCGACAGCGACATCGAAGCGTGGCTCGGGGTCAGTCGCACTCCCATCCGTGAAGCCGTTCAGCGTCTGGAACGTGCCGGGCTCGTCGTCTCTCTCCCGGGCCGATCGACGACGGTCGCGCCCGTGGATGCCACCTCGACCGGGAACGCGCAGCAGATCGCCGCCGCGATGCACGAACTCGCCGGTCGTCTGGCGGCACCGCTCGTCAGCGACGACGCCATCGCCGAGCTCGAGCGCGCGAACGCCGACTTCGCCGCGGCCATCGCC
The DNA window shown above is from Microbacterium proteolyticum and carries:
- a CDS encoding proline--tRNA ligase; translated protein: MVTRLSNFFLRTLREDPSDAEVTSHRLLVRAGYIRRNAPGIFAWLPLGLKVKAKIEAVVREEMANAGAFEVHFPALLPREPYEASGRWESYGDGIFRLQDRKGADYLLAPTHEEMFTLLVKDLYSSYKDLPLTIYQIQDKYRDEARPRAGLLRGREFTMKDAYSFDATDAGLDASYQAQRDAYERIFTRLGLEYVIVNADNGLMGGARSEEFLHPTPVGEDTFVRSDGGYAANVEAFTTVAPEALPIEGQPAPVIFDSPNTPTIATLVDHANAHLDAPAPGIAGPATEGATAWTAAHTLKNVVLALTHLDGTRELVVVGLPGDRDVDDKRVEVAFAPAEVEAATEADFEKHPLLVKGYIGPWSETGAILGEESATKIRYVLDPRVVDGTAWITGANIDQKHVHSLVAGRDFVGDGFVEVATVRPGDPAPDGSGPVELARGMEIGHVFQLGRFFAETLGLKVLDENGKLVTVTMGSYGIGVTRILAIIAELNNDDKGLIWPASVAPFDVHVVATGRDAAAFELAEQVAADLEGAGLDVLYDDRPKVSPGVKFGDAELVGIPLILIVGRGAADGQVELWDRRTGERETLAVADAVAALTR
- a CDS encoding 1-aminocyclopropane-1-carboxylate deaminase, producing the protein MAITDFERYPLTFGPSPIHPLPRLTQHLGGAQVWAKREDVSSGLAFGGNKVRKLEYLVPDALAQGADTLVSIGGYQSNHTRQVAAVAAKLGLKARLVQENWVEWPDPLTDRVGNIQLSRIMGAKVTLDSAGFDIGIRSSWQAAIDEVIAEGGKPYAIPAGASEHRLGGLGFANWAYEVEQQEKELGVFFDTIVVCTVTGSTHAGMIAGFAGQERPRRVIGIDASATIEKTRDQVERIARHTAELIGLGRDLRDDEITVLEGWAGDLYGIPVESTLEAIRLGGSLEAMITDPVYEGKSLAGLIDLVSSREIPATSNVLYAHLGGQLALNAYSGLFR
- a CDS encoding GntR family transcriptional regulator; amino-acid sequence: MPIPAAPRSSSRELLRDNVYTSLRDAIVDGTLAPGERLRDSDIEAWLGVSRTPIREAVQRLERAGLVVSLPGRSTTVAPVDATSTGNAQQIAAAMHELAGRLAAPLVSDDAIAELERANADFAAAIAAGDTDAALRHDDRFHDVIVGACGNAMVAEVLELTTPLLRRVERLRFGSFAARDSVTQHETIIRAIRARDAEATARASRDNWLALGLSADSADAAGA